The following is a genomic window from Arthrobacter sp. NicSoilB4.
CGTTGACCAGGTGGGCCGCCGCCAACTGTTCCACCACCGGGCCGCCGAGGTCCATGGTGGTCCGGGCGGCGGCGAAACGCTGGATAAGGGATTCATCGGCCCGGATCCAGCCGGTCCGCAACCCCGCCCAGTGCGACTTGCTGAGGGAACCGATGGAAACCACGGCGGGGCTGAAGGCGGCCAGCGGTGTGGAGGCGGCGCCGTCGAGGTTCAGCTCGCGCAGTGTCTCGTCGACGACGAGGACGGTGCCCGCTGCTGCGGCGGCGCGGACCAGCCGGCGCCGCTGGGAATCGGACATCAGCCGTCCGGTGGGGTTGTGGAAGTCCGGAACAACGTAGGCCATGGCGGGCCGCTGCTGCATCAGTGCGGTCTCGAGAGCCGCCAGGTCCCAGCCCGGGGGGCCGCCGGAAGCCGGCCCCGGCCGGACGGCGAAACGGGCGGCAGGCATGGCCACCGGCACCAGCCGGCAGCCCGCGGCCCGGATGGCGTCGATCGCGTTCGGGTAGCTGGGATGCTCCACCAGGACCTTGTCCGACCGGCCGGCCAGGGTGCGGAGCACGATGTTCAGCGCGTGCTGCGCGCCGGACGTCACCAGAATCTGCTCCGCGGTGGTGGGCACGCCGGCCGCCGCGTAATGTCCCGCGATGGCTTCCCGCAACGGGTTCACGCCGAGGGCGTCGTAGCCGAACCCGGGCAGCAGCGCGGGAAGTTCGGTCAGGGCCGAGGCGAACGCCCGGTGCACCACCTCGCCGCTGGCCGGAAGCGAGGCGTACGCGAGGTCGAGAATTCCATCCGGAACGGCCAGGCCCGGAGCGCCGCTGAGGTTTGTCCCGCCGCTGCTGCCGCCGTGCGGACCGGCCTGCGGGATGCACGTCCGGCCGCGGCTGCCCTGGCCGCTGCTGAGGAAGCCCTGTTCGCGCAGCGATGAGTAAGCTGCGGTGACCGTCGTCCGGCTGATGCCGAGGGTTGCGGCGAGGGCCCGTTCGCTGGGCAGCGCAACCTCGAGCGGCACGCGTCCGTCCAGGACCAGAAGGCGGACGACGTCGGCGAGCTCACGATACGCGGGTGCCGCGCCGAGGTTCCACTCGCCGAGCAGCCGGGCCAGCGAACTGGGGTTCAGGGATCCGGACATAGGGCCAGTATTTCAAACTGGCTATGGAATGCAAGGCCAGTTTTCCGGGAGGATTAGGTCCATGATGACCCGCAGACTCGTTCAGCTCCTTATCGGCCTCGCCATGTACGGCATATCCCTGGCCATGTTCATCCGTGCCGGCCTGGGCCTGGACCCCTGGGACGTGTTCCACCAGGGACTCGCGGTCAAGACCGGGCTGAGCATTGGCACGGTGGTGGTGATCGTCAGCTTCCTGGTGCTCCTGCTGTGGATCCCGCTGCGGCAGTGGCCCGGCATCGGCACCCTGTGCAACGCCGTGCTGGTGGGCGTCTTCGCCGACGTCGGACTGGCGCTGATCCCCGAGTTCTCCCACCTCGGCGGGCAGGCCGGGATGCTCGCGGGCGCCATCCTGCTCAATGGAATCGCCTCCGCCTGCTATATCGGGGCCCGGCTGGGACCCGGGGCGCGGGACGGGCTCATGACCGGACTCGCACGGCGGACGGGATGGTCCGTGCGGACGTCCCGCACCGGCATCGAAGTCGTGGTGCTCGCCGCAGGCTGGCTGCTCGGAGGCTCCGTCGGCGTGGGGACCGTGCTCTACGCCCTGGCGATCGGCCCGCTGGTGCAACTCCTGCTGCCGCGGTTCACCGTGCCGGAGCTGAAGAAACCCGCGCTCCCGGTGGCGGCACCCGGCCCTGCGGTCGCCGCACCCTGAGCCGCAGCATGCAGCTAGCCCGCGCCCGGCGCCGGCTGGCACGCAGGGCAGTAATAGATGTCCCGTTCCTCCGTGCCGGTGGCCGTGGCGAGGACTCCGCGCCGCACCGGGGTCCGGCACTTGAGGCAGGGCTGGTGTTCGCGCCGGTAGACCCAGTAGCCGGGCAGCCCTGACGTCCGGCCCACGGCAGCACCGCGCGGGTTCAGGACGGTGGTCCGGCGTCCGGGCCCCAGATTGGCCTCCAGCAGGAGCCTGGCATGGGCGATGATCGCGGCCACGTCAGGCACGGCCGAGACAGGCGCCGCCGGGTGCACACCGGCCAGGAAACAGGCCTCGCAGCGGTAGATGTTGCCGATCCCCGCGAGGTTCCGCTGGTCCAGCAGCGCGACGCCGATCGGAACGTCGGGCGCGGCGCGGATCCGCCGCTCCGCCTCGGCGAGGTCCCAGTCCGGACCGAGCAGATCCGGGCCCAGGTGGCCGACGATGGAGTCTTCCTCGGAGGTGCGGACCACCTCGAGGATGCCGAGCGAGAATCCGACGGCGTCCGCCGACGCGGTGCGCAGCACGCAGCGGGCGGTGAAGCCCGGTTTTCGCCACCGGCCACCCGGTGGGTAGACCTGCCAGGTGCCCTCCATCTTGAGGTGGGAATGGATTGTCAGCCGGTCCGGTTCCGCCGGGCTGCCACCTTGCCGTGCCGGGCCCTCCACCCGCATCAGCAGGTGTTTGCCGCGCGGGACCACCTCGGTCACGGTCCAGCCGCCCAGTTTGAGGGTGGCGAACCGAGGCACGCGGAAATCGGAGGAGATCAGTTGCTGGCCCGCCAGCGCGGCATGGAGCTGGGCGGCCGCTCGGAAGACCGAATCGCCCTCAGGCACGGATCCTCAGTCCCTTCGGAGTGGAATAGGCGCCGGCGTGGGCCAGGGCTGCGGCGACGGGTGTGTCCAGGATGCCGTGGCCGTTGACCTTTTCCATGATCAGTTTGTCCACCGCGCCGCGGGTGACCACGCCCACCAGGGCCGCGCCGGCCGCGGCCAGGACCTCCGTGTCCTCGCTGAACGCCAGCAGGGTCTTGCCGCCGCGTTCCACGTACAGGACCAGGGCGCCGTCGACCAGCACCACAAGGGCACCCGCCTTCCGGCCCGGGCGGTGGCCGGTTCCCGCCTCGACGTTCAGGGCCGGCCAGGGCAGGGCGGCGCCGTAGGGATTGGCGGGGTCCGTGGCGGCCAGGGCCAGGGCCACCGGCTCGGGCTTGTGCAGCTCGGTATCCTCGGCGTAGGAGCGGAGCCGGTCAACGGTCGCGGGCACGGCAAACTGTGCCGCGCCAAGGTGCTCGATGAAGTAGCCGCGGCGGCACCGGCCGGCTTCCTCCAGCCGGGCCAGGACCTTGTACATGAGGCCGAAACCGCCCAGGATGTTCTCGGCCATGACCGACCCCCGGGTGACCACGCCGTACCGGTCCAGGAGGAGTTCCGCGGTGGCCCGGGCGTGGATTGTGGCATCCAGTTCGGGGGCGGGAAGAGCGGACCAGCGGCCCGCGGCCAGGGGCGGAGTCGGAGCCGTGCCGGTCACGGAGCCGTACCGCCCTCCGGTCAGCCCGGGGGAACCCAGCAAACCGGTCCCGTGGGCGCGTCCCAGCCGGCTCATCCGGGGAGCCCGGGCCCGCGGGGCGCGGGCAACCTGCCGGTGCGCCGTGTGGCCGCCGGCAATCATCGCCCGGACCGGGGCAAAGGTGTCGCCCGTGATCCGCCCCGCCCACGCGAGGTCCCAGAGCGCGGAGACGACGTCCTGGTCGCTGAGCACCGAGTCCATGCCGCCGGCGACGTCGGTCAGCTGCCGGAAGAAATAGCCGCCGCCGTTGTTGCGCAGGTGGTCCAGCAGCCGCTGCTGCGCGTCGCCGGGCTCGAACTCGATGGCCGGGTTCAGGGTCAGTTCGGCGGAATCGGCCAGGTGCAGGCTCACCCAGCCGTCGTTGCCGGGGAGCGCGCCCGCGCCGGACCAGAGCACTTCGCCAGCTGCCATGAGCTCATCGAGCATGGCGGGCTGGTAGTCCGACACCCGGCTGGCGAGGATCAGCGGTTCCCAGGCGGAGGCCGGAATGGGCACGCCCGAGAGCTGGTCGACGGCGGTGATGATCCCGTCCAGGCCGCGCAGCGCCGACTGCCCGCGCTTGCCCGGGACCCGGACGTTCTGCCAGGCCGGCAGGAAACGGCCGTACGCGGCGGCGTCCACGGGCTCCACCTCGGCCCGCAGCGCGGCGAGCGAACGGCGGCGGAGCTTGCGCAGGACGTCGGCGTCGCACCATTCGCTGACGCCGGCCAGTGACGGGGCCGCGGGTGCGGCGGCCGTCGCGGCAGCCGCGTCGCCGTCGCCGGCCTCATCGTCGGGCGCCGGTGCCGACGGCGCGGCGTGCGGGCGGAACTCGCCTTCAACGACGCGTCCGTCCGCGGCGAGCCGCTTCAGCGCTGTGCCGACGACGGCGACGCCGAGTCCCAGCCGGGCGGCCGCCTCGGCGGAGGTGAAGGGGCCATGGGTGCGGGCGTAGCGTGAGACGAGGTCACCCAAAGGATCAGCGACCGGCTCGATGAAGGCCAGCGGCACCCCCATCGGCAGCGGGACGCCGAGGGCGTCGCGCAGGCGGGCGGCGTCCTCCACTGCGGCGTAGCGCTCGCCGCCGCCGACGTTGACCTTGATGGCGCGGTTGGCGCGGTGGAGCGCCACGAGGTGGGCGGCGGCGTCGGCGACGGGGGCCGCGACCTCCGGAACCTCGACCTCCGGAGCCTCTACAGGCCACGCGTCAACGCCCGGCCCAGTTTCCGGAGCAGGCCCAGCGGCCGCCCCGGGCTCAACCGCCGGTTCGAGCCGTGCGGCGACCTCCTCCGGGGTGAGCGGGCCGAGCAGGCGGAGCAGGTCCGCGACCCCTTCGAGCCCGCGGACCTTCCGGTCCGGCGCGAGGCGCTGCAGCTCCCTCTCGGTGGCGTCAATGACCTTCGCATCGAGCAGCTCCCGCAGCTCCACCCGGCCAAGGAGCTCATTGAGCAGGGTCGAATCCAGCGCCAGCGCCGCGGCCCGGCGCTCGGCGAGCGGGGAATCGCCCTCGTAAAGGAACTGCGCGACATAGCCGAACAGCAGGGACTTGGCGAACGGTGAGGGCTGCTGGGTGGTGGTTTGCACGATCCGCAGCTCGCGGCGCTCGATCGAGGCGGCGATATCCTTCAGCGCCGGGAGGTCGTAGACGTCCTGCAGGCATTCTCGGACGGTCTCGAGGACGATCGGGAACGTGGGGTACTTCCGGGCGACGTCGAGCAACTGGGCTGAGCGCTGCCGCTGCTGCCACAGGGGCTGCCGTTTGCCGGGGTTCTGCCGGGGCAGGAGCAGGGCCCGGGCGGCGCACTCGCGGAAGCGGGAGGCGAAGAGCGCGCTGCCGCCGACCTCCGCCGTGACGATCTGTTCGAGTTCCTCCGGATCGAAGAGGAAGAGCTCGGCGCCGGGCGGCTCATCCTCCATCATGGGTACCCGCAGGACGATGCCGTCGTCGGCGGCCATTGCGGAACCGTCCATGCCGTAGCGCTGGTGCAGCCGCTGCCCGACGGCGAGGGCCCACGGCGCGTGCACCGGCATGCCAAAGGGGCTGTGCAGCACCACCCGCCAGTCGCCGAGCTCGTCGTGGAAGCGCTCCACCACCAAGGTGGTGTCGCTGGGGACCACCTCGGTGGCCAGCTTTTGCTCGCCGAGGTACTGGATCAGGTTGTTGGCGGCGAAATCGTCCAGGCCGCTGGCCTTGCAGCGTTCGGTGGCCGGCCCGACGTCGGACGCGGACAGCTCGCGCACGAACGCGCCGAGGGCGCGGCCCAGGTCCACCGGGCGGCCGAGGGAATCACCTTTCCAGAACGGGAGTTTCCCGGGCTGGCCGAAGGCGGGGGAGACCAGGACGCGGTCGTGGGTGATGTCCTCGATCTTCCAGCTGGTCGCACCCAGTGCGAACACGTCACCCACGCGGGATTCGTAGACCATTTCCTCGTCGAGTTCGCCGACCCGGCGGCCGCCCTTGGCTGCGGCTGCGGCCGGGCTGGCAGCCCGGCCGTCGCCGCCGGCGGAGCCCTTGGCGCCGGAGGAACCGGTCCCTTCGACCTCGGTGCCGATGATGTAGACGCCGAAGAGCCCGCGGTCCGGGATGGTGCCGCCGGAGGTGACGGCCAGCCGCTGCGCGCCGGGGCGCCCCTCGATGGTGCCGGCGTTCCGGTCCCAGATGATGCGGGGCCGCAGTTCCGCGAATTCGTCCGAGGGGTAGCGGCCGGCGAGCAGGTCCAGGGTTGCCTCGAAGGCGGAGCGGGGGAGCGAGGCGAACGGGGCCGACCGCCGCACGGTGGCGAACCAGTCCTCCACATCGATGGAACCCAGGGCCGTGGCCGCGACGGTCTGCTGGGCCAGGATGTCCAGCGGGTTCGCGGGGACGAAAAGCCGTTCGATCTTGCCGGCGAGCATCCGTTCCACCGTGATGGTGGTGTGCACCAGGTCCGCGCGGTGCTTGGGGAACAGCACACCCTGGGAGACCTCCCCGACCTGGTGGCCGGCGCGGCCCACCCGCTGCAGCCCGCTGGCCACGGACGGAGGGGACTCCACCTGCACCACGAGATCCACGGCGCCCATGTCGATGCCGAGTTCCAGGGAGGAAGTGGCCACCACGCAGCGCAGGCGCCCGGATTTCAGGTCGTCCTCGATCAGGGCCCGCTGGTCCTTGGAGACCGAACCGTGGTGCGCGCGGGCCAGGACAGGATCCGCGCCGGCGGTGCTGCCGGCCTGCGCCATCATGTGGGCCGGGGTCGCCGTCGACGTCGGGGATCCCGGCCCTGGTGCCCCGGCAGCGCCGCCCGCCGGCGCTGCCGCCGGGACCGCTTCGAAGTCCGGCGCACCGGCACCAAACTCGGCCCAGCCGCCGCCGGCGTCAATGAGCTGGCGCTCGGCGTAGATCTCGTTGAGCCGGGCGGTCAGCCGTTCGGCGAGCCGGCGGGAATTGGCGAACACAATGGTGGACTGGTTGGCGAGCACCAGGTCCACGATCTTTTCCTCGACGTGCGGCCAGATCGATGCCTGCGGCTGCAGCCCTGAGGCCGGGCCGGAGTCGAACGCGCCGGCCGCGCCCTGCAGATCGGACATGTCCTCCACCGGCACGGAGACGGTCAGATCCCAGTTCTTCTTCGACGGCGGGGCCACGATCTCCACCAGCGCGGAGCCGGCGAGGAACTGCGCCACCAGCTCCTTGGGCTCCACCGTCGCCGAGAGGCCGATCCGCTGGGCCGGCTTGGGCAGCAGGGCGTCGAGGCGTTCCAGCGACACGGCCAGGTGCGCGCCGCGCTTGGTACCCGCGACGGCGTGGACCTCGTCAACGATGATGGTGTCCACCTCGCTCAACGTCTCCCGCGCCTTGGACGTCAGCATAAGGAACAGCGACTCGGGAGTGGTGATCAGGATGTCCGGCGGGTTGCTCAGCAGCGCGCGGCGGTCCGACGCCGGGGTGTCGCCGGAGCGGACGCCCACGGTGATCAGCGGCGCAGGCAGGCCCAGGCGTTTGGCGGTCTGGGTGATCCCGATCAGCGGGGCTCGGAGGTTGCGTTCGACGTCGACGCCGAGCGCCTTGAGCGGCGAAATGTAGAGGACCCTGGTCTTGCGCTTGGGCGCCTTCCGCCGGGCGCTTCTTGCGGTGTCCAGGCCGGGCAGCGACTCGGGCTCGGCGGGGGCCGAGACAAGCAGCCGGTCGAGCGCCCAGAGGAAGGCCGCAAGCGTTTTACCGGAACCGGTGGGAGCAACCACGAGCGCGTGCGCACCGGAGGAGATCGC
Proteins encoded in this region:
- a CDS encoding DEAD/DEAH box helicase, translating into MKGQHAGGTLEADAMDRFSRPTREWFLGAFTAPTPAQNGAWNAISSGAHALVVAPTGSGKTLAAFLWALDRLLVSAPAEPESLPGLDTARSARRKAPKRKTRVLYISPLKALGVDVERNLRAPLIGITQTAKRLGLPAPLITVGVRSGDTPASDRRALLSNPPDILITTPESLFLMLTSKARETLSEVDTIIVDEVHAVAGTKRGAHLAVSLERLDALLPKPAQRIGLSATVEPKELVAQFLAGSALVEIVAPPSKKNWDLTVSVPVEDMSDLQGAAGAFDSGPASGLQPQASIWPHVEEKIVDLVLANQSTIVFANSRRLAERLTARLNEIYAERQLIDAGGGWAEFGAGAPDFEAVPAAAPAGGAAGAPGPGSPTSTATPAHMMAQAGSTAGADPVLARAHHGSVSKDQRALIEDDLKSGRLRCVVATSSLELGIDMGAVDLVVQVESPPSVASGLQRVGRAGHQVGEVSQGVLFPKHRADLVHTTITVERMLAGKIERLFVPANPLDILAQQTVAATALGSIDVEDWFATVRRSAPFASLPRSAFEATLDLLAGRYPSDEFAELRPRIIWDRNAGTIEGRPGAQRLAVTSGGTIPDRGLFGVYIIGTEVEGTGSSGAKGSAGGDGRAASPAAAAAKGGRRVGELDEEMVYESRVGDVFALGATSWKIEDITHDRVLVSPAFGQPGKLPFWKGDSLGRPVDLGRALGAFVRELSASDVGPATERCKASGLDDFAANNLIQYLGEQKLATEVVPSDTTLVVERFHDELGDWRVVLHSPFGMPVHAPWALAVGQRLHQRYGMDGSAMAADDGIVLRVPMMEDEPPGAELFLFDPEELEQIVTAEVGGSALFASRFRECAARALLLPRQNPGKRQPLWQQRQRSAQLLDVARKYPTFPIVLETVRECLQDVYDLPALKDIAASIERRELRIVQTTTQQPSPFAKSLLFGYVAQFLYEGDSPLAERRAAALALDSTLLNELLGRVELRELLDAKVIDATERELQRLAPDRKVRGLEGVADLLRLLGPLTPEEVAARLEPAVEPGAAAGPAPETGPGVDAWPVEAPEVEVPEVAAPVADAAAHLVALHRANRAIKVNVGGGERYAAVEDAARLRDALGVPLPMGVPLAFIEPVADPLGDLVSRYARTHGPFTSAEAAARLGLGVAVVGTALKRLAADGRVVEGEFRPHAAPSAPAPDDEAGDGDAAAATAAAPAAPSLAGVSEWCDADVLRKLRRRSLAALRAEVEPVDAAAYGRFLPAWQNVRVPGKRGQSALRGLDGIITAVDQLSGVPIPASAWEPLILASRVSDYQPAMLDELMAAGEVLWSGAGALPGNDGWVSLHLADSAELTLNPAIEFEPGDAQQRLLDHLRNNGGGYFFRQLTDVAGGMDSVLSDQDVVSALWDLAWAGRITGDTFAPVRAMIAGGHTAHRQVARAPRARAPRMSRLGRAHGTGLLGSPGLTGGRYGSVTGTAPTPPLAAGRWSALPAPELDATIHARATAELLLDRYGVVTRGSVMAENILGGFGLMYKVLARLEEAGRCRRGYFIEHLGAAQFAVPATVDRLRSYAEDTELHKPEPVALALAATDPANPYGAALPWPALNVEAGTGHRPGRKAGALVVLVDGALVLYVERGGKTLLAFSEDTEVLAAAGAALVGVVTRGAVDKLIMEKVNGHGILDTPVAAALAHAGAYSTPKGLRIRA
- a CDS encoding DNA-formamidopyrimidine glycosylase family protein; amino-acid sequence: MPEGDSVFRAAAQLHAALAGQQLISSDFRVPRFATLKLGGWTVTEVVPRGKHLLMRVEGPARQGGSPAEPDRLTIHSHLKMEGTWQVYPPGGRWRKPGFTARCVLRTASADAVGFSLGILEVVRTSEEDSIVGHLGPDLLGPDWDLAEAERRIRAAPDVPIGVALLDQRNLAGIGNIYRCEACFLAGVHPAAPVSAVPDVAAIIAHARLLLEANLGPGRRTTVLNPRGAAVGRTSGLPGYWVYRREHQPCLKCRTPVRRGVLATATGTEERDIYYCPACQPAPGAG
- a CDS encoding PLP-dependent aminotransferase family protein, with protein sequence MSGSLNPSSLARLLGEWNLGAAPAYRELADVVRLLVLDGRVPLEVALPSERALAATLGISRTTVTAAYSSLREQGFLSSGQGSRGRTCIPQAGPHGGSSGGTNLSGAPGLAVPDGILDLAYASLPASGEVVHRAFASALTELPALLPGFGYDALGVNPLREAIAGHYAAAGVPTTAEQILVTSGAQHALNIVLRTLAGRSDKVLVEHPSYPNAIDAIRAAGCRLVPVAMPAARFAVRPGPASGGPPGWDLAALETALMQQRPAMAYVVPDFHNPTGRLMSDSQRRRLVRAAAAAGTVLVVDETLRELNLDGAASTPLAAFSPAVVSIGSLSKSHWAGLRTGWIRADESLIQRFAAARTTMDLGGPVVEQLAAAHLVNALSEPLPARLATLRDNRDALLDLIAGHLPDWQGERPDGGLSVWCRLPAPISTALAVVAPDFGIRLAAGPRFGTGGAFEHYLRVPFTLPPEQLETAVRALRAAQDKLAASPQLRRNLPAPPAAAIA